In Pochonia chlamydosporia 170 chromosome 3, whole genome shotgun sequence, the following are encoded in one genomic region:
- a CDS encoding uv-damaged DNA-binding protein (similar to Metarhizium robertsii ARSEF 23 XP_007822474.1), translating to MAIYSAVPPPEDLTNNPTQLQSPSTPVTNGAIDIDAWTISALQSLSVSPVARGTGTPLSIPLDDAATVIQKETRVVAFRESSDDNGLPRRPPSRRDSMKRRDELLKGKEGSRQRRRWENDHLVGVPNVQPPVAADWEVHPTHPVQRVPYQLAQFWDRGVRQRVEEKTAKLQAVRKKQQLKTGSATGLGVGEVPRDLREMAKRTPAIRGWVHAIEEPVRQFLFEEQDRRSESAQRQYTGDEISNQSDLDSDDEEIVFVGRDSAMRELREKKEARCRRAKKAASRERIDSGVVFDSFGEGESAAFKRWLAHSISDYYGLASKSVTPSNTSCRVVYVGLKQVHQLNGMLLRKMPRPLWEMC from the exons ATGGCAATCTACAGCGCCGTTCCTCCCCCAGAGGACCTCACCAATAATCCCACACAGCTGCAATCGCCATCCACGCCAGTGACCAATGGCGCCATCGACATTGATGCATGGACGATATCTGCGCTTCAATCGTTGAGCGTATCGCCAGTCGCACGCGGAACCGGCACCCCGCTGTCCATCCCgcttgacgatgccgcgACCGTGATACAGAAGGAAACGCGTGTCGTCGCATTCCGCGAATCGTCAGACGACAATGgccttcctcgtcgtccgCCCTCCAGGCGCGACAGCATGAAGCGCCGCGACGAATtgctcaagggcaaggaagGCAGTCGTCAGCGTAGACGGTGGGAAAATG ACCATCTTGTCGGTGTTCCCAACGTCCAGCCTCCCGTGGCTGCAGATTGGGAAGTTCACCCGACGCATCCAGTTCAACGGGTTCCCTATCAGCTCGCCCAGTTTTGGGACCGCGGCGTCCGGCAAAGAGTTGAAGAAAAGACGGCCAAGCTGCAAGCTGTtcgcaagaagcagcagctcaaGACTGGTAGTGCTACTGGCTTGGGTGTAGGCGAAGTGCCCCGGGATCTACGAGAGATGGCGAAGCGCACGCCGGCTATTCGGGGCTGGGTGCATGCGATAGAGGAACCGGTGCGACAGTTTCTTTTCGAGGAGCAGGACCGACGTTCTGAGTCGGCGCAACGACAATATACGGGCGACGAAATTTCCAATCAGTCTGATTTGGACTCGGACGATGAGGAAATTGTCTTTGTGGGTAGGGATAGTGCGATGCGAGAACTGCGAGAAAAGAAGGAGGCTCGATGTCGTAGGGCCAAGAAGGCGGCTAGTCGGGAGAGGATCGATTCCGGAGTTGTGTTTGACTCATTTGGGGAGGGAGAGAGCGCCGCGTTCAA ACGCTGGCTGGCTCACTCAATTTCAGATTACTACGGCCTCGCATCGAAATCTGTGACACCATCCAACACGTCATGTCGAGTTGTATACGTTGGCTTGAAGCAGGTGCATCAACTTAACGGGATgctgttgaggaagatgccCCGACCGCTATGGGAGATGTGTTGA
- a CDS encoding WD repeat-containing protein 79 (similar to Metarhizium acridum CQMa 102 XP_007807603.1), with the protein MKHKSTSPEPPRPAGDATAQPPGTQLLAEHPATIKEHSLNSPSNRVFYSSAQWTADGTTILTGSSDNSVSSFVLPADLLHAENEALQLQPQATVKLPEPTQVIAPSPFFTLSEPASQTFLVGCRDHPLHLYHAFAEQTNAVPIGQYKLIRHETEQFITPSSLVWQYPGTHFICGSANRLDYFDLSRHGSDGPVLTVPTIPSKRHISKGHGVGMKGTVSALAVSPPDANQAILVAAGTWTRWMGLYDLHRADGAVANWKISETDLPGSPGVYLGQGIMQVLWSPCGRYLVINERRSNGLLVYDIRGSGKLLSVLTGRKAETQQRLNCDVFQGNTYGDGGFEVWAGSQDGSVVVWDQVGLTAAETPPSWSWKVHESPVCATILHRSGSVFATCSGGWEHSNVDEESDTHLGYAGHGRTYRVLDESSLKIWSFSGNASE; encoded by the coding sequence ATGAAGCACAAATCGACGAGCCCAGAACCACCCCGGCCGGCTGGTGATGCTACAGCACAGCCGCCAGGGACACAATTATTGGCAGAACATCCCGCAACGATCAAAGAACACTCACTCAACTCTCCGTCGAACCGTGTCTTCTACTCTTCAGCTCAATGGACTGCTGATGGCACTACGATACTCACTGGGTCTTCGGACAATTCTGTTTCGTCCTTTGTACTTCCTGCGGATCTGCTGCATGCAGAAAACGAAGCTCTCCAATTGCAACCGCAGGCTACTGTCAAGTTACCAGAACCTACCCAAGTCATAGCGCCCTCCCCGTTCTTCACCCTGTCCGAACCTGCTTCGCAAACATTCCTCGTTGGCTGTCGAGATCATCCATTGCACCTCTATCATGCCTTCGCGGAGCAAACCAATGCTGTCCCAATCGGGCAATACAAGCTCATTAGACATGAAACAGAGCAGTTTATTACCCCCTCCTCCCTAGTATGGCAGTATCCTGGCACTCACTTCATATGCGGATCCGCAAATCGTTTGGACTATTTCGACCTATCGCGGCACGGATCAGATGGGCCGGTTTTAACAGTTCCTACCATTCCCTCCAAAAGACACATTTCCAAAGGGCACGGAGTAGGCATGAAGGGAACGGTTTCTGCTCTCGCCGTTTCACCTCCGGATGCTAATCAGGCAATTCTTGTCGCTGCTGGAACATGGACTCGATGGATGGGACTGTATGACCTACATCGCGCAGATGGTGCTGTAGCTAACTGGAAAATATCGGAAACCGATCTGCCTGGATCTCCGGGTGTTTACCTGGGCCAAGGTATCATGCAAGTTTTATGGAGTCCATGTGGCCGATATCTTGTGATTAACGAGCGTCGCTCAAATGGTCTATTGGTCTACGATATTCGAGGCTCAGGGAAGCTCCTCAGCGTCTTGACGGGTCGAAAAGCTGAGACGCAGCAAAGACTCAACTGTGACGTCTTTCAGGGCAACACATATGGGGACGGGGGGTTTGAAGTATGGGCAGGTTCTCAGGATGGCTCTGTTGTCGTCTGGGACCAAGTCGGGTTGACCGCTGCAGAAACACCGCCGTCATGGAGTTGGAAAGTTCACGAATCCCCTGTATGTGCCACAATTTTGCACCGTAGCGGATCGGTCTTTGCTACATGTTCCGGAGGATGGGAGCATTCCAACGTGGACGAGGAGAGTGATACACACTTGGGGTATGCTGGTCATGGACGAACCTACAGAGTTCTCGACGAATCAAGCCTCAAAATCTGGTCGTTTAGCGGAAATGCATCAGAATGA
- a CDS encoding PQ loop repeat protein (similar to Metarhizium acridum CQMa 102 XP_007807602.1), with the protein MRGIEGSLIPRTRHFHVSPMASLILVGLLISYLPQHYRIISRGTAEGISPYFVLLGTTSATSGFANILTVPQSRAAIGCCKELERFQCAAGLLGVAQLGTQWVCFTLVLFLIFFRYQDATIPSEELGGESPKWQTAVGVGLACVIHGLLVVIITGVFTIALPNHLTAWADFLGVMATVLAAIQYFPQIWTTYHLKHVGSLSIPMMCIQTPGGFLFAASLYARLGPKGWSTWAIYLLTALMQGCVLVLAVYYELAARQHERQQLIQDGSGHYSPLENSAPPRRPSASRTYSEGWERGLPGPFTGHPERYAETEEDLDDIQEREQRAIERENQPLLRPGGIGNPRKNYRTTKKR; encoded by the exons ATGCGAGGCATTGAAGGATCCCTCATACCTCGAACTCGTCATTTCCATGTAAGCCCCATGGCATC TCTTATTTTGGTCGGCCTCTTAATATCATATCTGCCACAGCATTACCGCATCATTTCTCGAGGCACGGCAGAGGGGATTTCCCCTTACTTTGTCCTACTGGGGACCACGTCTGCCACCTCGGGCTTTGCCAATATCCTGACAGTTCCCCAGTCTCGCGCCGCCATCGGGTGTTGCAAAGAACTAGAAAGATTTCAATGTGCTGCTGGGTTGCTGGGCGTCGCTCAACTTGGGACACAGTGGGTCTGTTTTAC CCTGGTTCTATTTCTCATATTTTTCCGATATCAAGACGCAACCATACCTTCTGAGGAGCTGGGGGGAGAATCTCCCAAATGGCAAACCGCGGTGGGTGTTGGACTTGCCTGTGTCATCCACGGGCTCCTGGTAGTCATTATCACTGGGGTGTTTACTATTGCGTTGCCGAACCATTTGACGGCATGGGCGGACTTTTTGGGAGTCATGGCTACGGTGCTGGCAGCAATCCAATACTTCCCGCAGATTTGGACCACGTACCATTTGAAACACGTTGGGAGCTTGAGCATCCCAATGATGTGTATTCAGACGCCTGGTGGCTTTTTGTTTGCCGCGAGTCTGTACGCTAGACTTGGCCCCAAGGGTTGGAGTACGTGGGCGATCTACCTTCTCACGGCTTTGATGCAGGGTTGCGTCCTTGTTCTGGCGGTATACTACGAGCTGGCTGCACGACAGCATGAACGCCAGCAGTTGATCCAAGATGGCAGTGGTCATTACTCACCCTTGGAGAATTCAGCACCCCCTCGACGTCCGTCGGCAAGCCGAACGTACTCGGAAGGATGGGAACGAGGCTTACCGGGCCCTTTCACGGGACACCCGGAGCGATATGCCGAGACtgaggaagacttggacgaTATTCAAGAGAGGGAGCAGAGGGCTATTGAAAGAGAGAACCAGCCCTTGTTACGTCCTGGCGGTATTGGCAACCCTCGGAAGAACTATCGAACTACCAAGAAACGTTGA
- a CDS encoding peroxidase (similar to Colletotrichum fioriniae PJ7 XP_007589924.1): MKSSPILSVVLTIAQVASSYPDMANTLAEIEKRKANRSTSLIGDLEFLADRDLTKTGSLIKNILIGKGDPQDLSSAYSSLPAKDSEACKKDPCCIWKYIADDMRGAMVEGKECNAIARGAIRLGFHDAGSWSKKTGKTGGADGSILLANECEDRTENEGLRGFCPQMRKWFDKYKSYGVSMADLIQFGATVGTVVCPVGPRIRTFVGRKDNKEAAPRGNLPGAFDDADTLIKLFEDKTISPAGLVALLGAHTVSRQRTAFPERLEAPQDSTPGTWDTRYFRETIDSNSPKEVLKLDSDVNIATDSRTKALWKSYGQFLFGQMTWNQACLLQPLDDYAREYIRMSLLGVYNINDLTECTKALPKFTGN, encoded by the exons ATGAAATCCTCGCCTATTTTGTCGGTCGTCTTGACCATTGCTCAGGTGGCATCCTCGTACCCTGACATGGCCAACACCCTCGCAGAAATTGAGAAGCGTAAAGCAAACAGGTCGACATCCTTAATCGGTGACTTGGAATTTCTAGCGGATAGAGACCTCACTAAAACAGGAAGCCTCATTAAGAATATCCTCATCGGTAAAGGTGATCCACAAGACCTGTCGTCCGCTTACAGTTCTCTACCAGCCAAAGACTCGGAAGCATGCAAGAAAGATCCCTGCTGTATATGGAAGTACATTGCCGACGACATGCGGGGAGCCATGGTTGAAGGAAAAGAATGCAATGCCATTGCTCGCGGTGCTATTCGTCTCGGATTTCACGACGCAGGGAGCTGGTCCAAGAAGACTGGCAAAACCGGCGGCGCCGACGGATCCATCCTTTTGGCGAACGAGTGCGAAGACAGGACTGAAAACGAGGGCCTCCGAGGATTTTGTCCCCAGATGAGGAAGTGGTTCGACAAGTACAAGTCCTATGGTGTCAGTATGGCAGACCTCATTCAGTTTGGGGCCACGGTTGGAACGGTCGTGTGCCCAGTTGGACCGAGAATCCGGACGTTCGTGGGACGAAAGGACAATAAGGAGGCGGCGCCAAGGGGAAATTTACCGGGTGCctttgatgatgccgatACGCTGATTAAGCTGTTTGAAGATAAAACAATCAGTCCGGCCGGGCTTGTGGCTCTTCTCGGTGCGCATACAGTGAGTCGGCAGAGGACAGCGTTTCCAGAGAGATTAGAAGCGCCCCAAGACAGCACTCCGGGGACGTGGGATACCAGGTATTTCAGGGAGACTATTGACAGCAATAGCCCGAAGGAGGTATTGAAGCTGGATAGCGATGTGAACATTGCGACGGACTCCCGGACAAAGGCACTGTGGAAATCATATGGCCAGTTTCTCTTTGGGCAAATGACTTGGAACCAGGCATGCCTTCTCCAGCCTTTAGAC GACTATGCGAGAGAATATATCCGCATGAGTTTGCTTGGTGTATACAATATCAACGACCTGACGGAATGTACCAAGGCTCTGCCAAAGTTTACGGGAAACTAG
- a CDS encoding extracellular membrane protein, CFEM domain-containing protein (similar to Metarhizium robertsii ARSEF 23 XP_007823780.1) has protein sequence MHFTWVLLALLASISLAESEGSSKSSPSATEVLQQLPKCAQNCLATAVVKSRCQPTDVQCICDSEGVNEATTKCVQLSCTVPEALVTKNITSKACNLPIRDKGPQYIAASVALGSITIFLVLLRLVFKQFFSATKSLSLDDQVLIAALAIRVTCTALNVAGVGAHGLGKDVWTLPPGELPKFLEYLYILEVLYLAEVSLIKLVLSLFYLQIFPGPIIRKLLYGTIVCNILYGVVLCTTAIFQCTPVSYFWTQYTELDTTGRCININAFGWSNATISVALDIWMIGIPLSQIPKLQLQWVKKVGVAIMFLLGSFVTIVSILRLQSLVTWANSTNPTYEEWDIVYWSTIEVNVGMICACLPTMRLILVRIFPRVLGGTTKDNTDALGSKAVEVHVSRSNRVSIKEIGLSDFGASLGRTWTRIVRWSSLSAGNLDMIIAGDDNDTKVSRC, from the exons ATGCATTTCACCTGGGTTTTACTGGCATTGCTCGCCTCGATCAGTTTGGCTGAATCTGAAGGATCCTCGAAATCTTCTCCATCGGCGACGGAAGTGTTGCAACAACTCCCGAAATGTGCA CAAAATTGTTTGGCCACGGCTGTAGTCAAATCAAGATGTCAACCAACAGATGTTCAATGCATCTGTGACAGCGAAGGAGTAAACGAAGCAACCACCAAATGTGTACAATTATCTTGTACCGTTCCTGAAGCACTGG tcaccaagaacatcacATCAAAAGCCTGCAATTTACCCATCCGCGACAAAGGACCGCAATACATCGCCGCCTCCGTCGCCCTCGGaagcatcaccatcttcctcgtcctcttgCGCCTCGTCTTCAAACAATTCTTCTCCGCGACCAAGAGCCTCAGTCTCGATGACCAAGTCCTCATTGCCGCACTAGCAATTCGAGTTACGTGCACTGCCCTCAATGTCGCTGGCGTCGGCGCACATGGACTCGGCAAGGACGTTTGGACTCTGCCTCCAGGCGAACTACCCAAGTTTCTGGAATACTTGTACATCTTGGAGGTGCTCTACCTAGCAGAGGTATCACTCATCAAGCTAGTCCTGTCGCTGTTCTACCTCCAAATCTTCCCAGGGCCTATTATTCGAAAACTACTATACGGCACGATCGTGTGCAACATCCTATATGGCGTGGTGCTCTGCACGACTGCCATTTTCCAGTGCACGCCTGTGAGCTACTTCTGGACTCAATATACGGAACTTGACACCACGGGGCGTtgtatcaacatcaatgcgTTTGGGTGGAGCAATGCGACTATTAGTGTTGCTTTGGATATTTGGATGATTGGCATTCCACTGAGTCAGATCCCcaagttgcagttgcagtgGGTGAAGAAAGTGGGCGTGGCTATCATGTTTCTACTGGGCTCTTT CGTCACCATTGTGTCTATACTGAGATTGCAATCCCTCGTCACATGGGCCAACTCTACGAACCCGACCTACGAAGAATGGGACATTGTCTACTGGTCAACGATAGAAGTCAACGTCGGAATGATTTGCGCATGTCTCCCGACGATGCGTCTCATTCTTGTCCGCATCTTCCCTCGAGTCCTTGGTGGTACGACCAAGGATAATACCGATGCTCTTGGCTCCAAGGCAGTAGAGGTGCATGTCAGCCGCTCTAACAGAGTTTCTATCAAGGAGATCGGCTTATCTGACTTTGGGGCGTCACTGGGACGAACCTGGACGCGGATTG TGCGCTGGTCGTCGCTATCGGCTGGTAATTTGGACATGATTATCGCAGGAGACGACAACGATACCAAAGTGTCAAGATGTTGA
- a CDS encoding amidotransferase domain-containing protein, with protein MAPLHFGCLVYDYQAIDVIGPTDLLNSASKRVMTVLKTFGPVDEETISRAPEFVFHHIGLTRDPVRLLTSAITVVPTTTVDECPELDCLLIGGPNVAFFELHPQYADFIRRHVAAGKLIFSTCTGASLIASTGVLDGKTATINNVEYEWVKKRFPQVNWTREKKWVVDGNIWTGSGAIAGMDMFSHWLKTNYGLDVLIQGALSLDYEPRDVDGLFTVFPQRYDASGKKISTHVFSYHD; from the coding sequence ATGGCTCCTCTCCACTTTGGTTGTCTTGTTTATGACTATCAAGCCATCGACGTAATTGGGCCGACCGATCTCCTGAACTCTGCAAGCAAAAGGGTCATGACGGTCTTGAAAACCTTTGGTCCTGTCGATGAGGAGACCATCTCTCGCGCCCCGGAATTCGTCTTCCACCACATCGGGCTGACCCGTGACCCCGTTCGCCTTCTGACAAGCGCCATCACCGTTGTGCCTACGACGACGGTTGATGAATGTCCAGAGCTGGATTGCCTCCTGATTGGCGGCCCGAATGTCGCATTTTTTGAACTGCACCCGCAGTACGCCGATTTCATCCGTCGCCATGTCGCCGCAGGGAAGCTGATTTTCTCGACTTGCACCGGGGCTTCGTTGATTGCCTCCACCGGTGTGCTGGATGGTAAAACTGCAACAATCAATAATGTCGAATACGAATGGGTGAAGAAACGCTTTCCGCAAGTTAATTGgacaagagagaagaagtgggttgttgatgggAATATTTGGACAGGATCCGGGGCCATTGCGGGCATGGACATGTTTTCCCATTGGTTGAAAACAAACTATGGATTGGATGTATTGATTCAAGGAGCATTATCTCTTGACTACGAACCGAGAGATGTTGACGGACTATTTACCGTGTTCCCCCAGAGATACGATGCAAGTGGAAAGAAGATATCCACACACGTTTTTTCATATCACGACTAA
- a CDS encoding beta-calactosidase (similar to Metarhizium acridum CQMa 102 XP_007807605.1): MHLPSFILAATALSTWASPPPFTYNRTTFLLHGKPFVMVGGQMDPQRIPSDYWWRRLRSAKAMGINTIFSYTFWNELEPEKGKWSTHPANNITHFVQVAHEEGLYVVLRPGPYVGGGRDWGGLPYWLSKGGRTKVRSYNIPFLSATKDYLSRLASDLSHLQITRGGNILMVQVENEYGSYGEDMQYKLALRDLTSHFFDVPLYTMDRGDEDFVRDGYIPGVLSVVGGGPNGFRIRDKVITDPSSHGPHIDGEAHIANPDHWGPQSKHHSLNQNLLNTYIHNINTTLSANNSINIYMLHGGTNFGFSTGALSGNTTFTTSYDHNAPINEAGRTTAPYHTLRGEILKHIPNRTAVPEPPANIPLMALPDVVLKPFTTIRGAITRTITSPEPIYMERLSQAYGFILYEHKVRAATNGTLKAGDRPRDRIIVYVNEHQKGVIDNFYAYPATITLSLKKGDTLQLLVENTGRTNHWDKKSNLTNTLLDPHKGIQGVVSVGDSVLREWKVSLAPCKKRPVLWGRIKGGIQKGAMPVFYKGKFLVPTVNKNESRSKLDTYLTIAGGTRGVVWVNSFNLGRYRIVGPQQSLYLPGAILKPGVNNTVTVLELKPWNVTMVARGETTRRWENHPDPDAPKSPGQ, from the coding sequence ATGCATCTCCCAAGTTTCATACTCGCCGCAACGGCCCTCTCAACATGGGCCTCACCACCCCCATTCACATACAACCGCACAAcattcctcctccacggAAAGCCCTTCGTCATGGTCGGCGGACAAATGGACCCGCAACGAATCCCAAGTGATTACTGGTGGCGAAGACTACGCTCCGCCAAAGCAATgggcatcaacaccatcttcagcTACACCTTCTGGAACGAGCTGGAGCCCGAAAAGGGAAAATGGAGCACCCacccagccaacaacatcacccacTTCGTACAAGTTGCCCACGAAGAAGGACTATACGTGGTGCTCCGTCCGGGACCATATGTCGGCGGTGGACGAGACTGGGGCGGTCTTCCATACTGGCTCTCCAAGGGCGGTCGCACCAAAGTACGAAGCTATAACATACCGTTCCTTAGTGCCACGAAAGACTATCTGTCAAGACTGGCTAGTGATCTATCTCACTTGCAGATCACGAGGGGAGGAAACATTCTCATGGTCCAGGTTGAGAATGAGTACGGATCATATGGCGAAGATATGCAATATAAGCTCGCCTTGCGGGACCTCACCTCCCACTTCTTCGATGTTCCCCTGTATACTATGGACAGAGGGGACGAAGACTTCGTCAGGGACGGATACATCCCAGGTGTACTATCCGTCGTAGGCGGTGGACCAAACGGATTCCGTATACGTGATAAAGTCATCACcgatccttcttctcatggTCCCCATATCGACGGGGAAGCACACATCGCCAACCCAGACCACTGGGGTCCTCAATCCAAACACCACTCCCTCAACCAGAACCTACTGAATACCTACATACACAACATAAACACCACGTTATCGGCAAACAACTCCATCAATATATACATGCTCCACGGCGGCACAAACTTCGGCTTCAGCACCGGCGCCCTATCCGGAAACACAACCTTCACAACAAGTTACGACCACAACGCCCCGATCAACGAAGCAGGCCGCACCACAGCCCCGTACCACACCCTCCGCGGCGAAATCCTCAAACACATCCCCAACCGAACCGCCGTCCCCGAACCCCCCGCGAACATACCGCTCATGGCCCTCCCAGACGTTGTTCTAAAACCCTTCACAACCATCCGCGGCGCCATAACACGCACAATCACGAGCCCCGAACCCATATACATGGAAAGACTCAGCCAAGCATACGGCTTCATCCTGTACGAGCACAAAGTCAGGGCCGCAACAAACGGCACCCTAAAAGCAGGTGATCGGCCCCGCGACAGAATCATAGTCTACGTAAACGAGCATCAGAAAGGCGTAATCGACAACTTCTACGCCTATCCTGCGACCATAACCCTCTCTCTTAAAAAAGGTGACACGCTACAACTTCTCGTTGAAAATACCGGCCGCACAAACCACTGGGACAAAAAGTCCAATCTGACAAACACGCTGCTCGATCCGCACAAGGGGATACAGGGCGTCGTGTCGGTGGGGGATTCCGTGCTTCGAGAGTGGAAGGTAAGCCTAGCACCGTGTAAGAAACGACCGGTTCTATGGGGCAGAATCAAAGGCGGGATTCAAAAGGGCGCGATGCCGGTGTTTTACAAGGGCAAGTTCTTGGTTCCGACTGTGAATAAAAACGAGAGCCGGTCCAAGCTGGATACGTACTTGACCATTGCGGGTGGCACAAGAGGCGTGGTCTGGGTAAATAGTTTCAATTTGGGTCGGTACAGGATTGTTGGGCCTCAGCAGTCATTGTACTTGCCGGGTGCGATATTAAAACCGGGTGTGAACAACACAGTCACAGTCTTGGAGTTGAAGCCGTGGAATGTCACCATGGTTGCGAGGGGCGAGACGACCAGGAGGTGGGAGAATCACCCTGACCCGGACGCGCCAAAGTCCCCTGGCCAGTGA